The proteins below come from a single Acidobacteriota bacterium genomic window:
- a CDS encoding TonB-dependent receptor, producing MAFSKNLPRIILFLALSSLVFAQSPQGRISGRVTDATGAVVSGAKVTILNTATGITRVVTTSAGDYSAPNLDPGNYTVTVEATGFKKTMSAPLVLEVSRDVRADLQLQPGAVTETMTVTAEGTLADTTDTTLNGVLSNKAIIDLPVQGRDFQALLELHPGVQRTPGGGFHSVTSNGNRTDDNNYFIDGADDNDIYYGDTVVNGAGIEGTPASFLPLDSILEFNTQESPSADYGAKPGVVMNIGLKSGTNDIHGSAYYFHRNSAFDARNYFNPTGPISAVLMHQFGASFGGPIKKNKWFYFLNYEGIRDRIGNPGIVDSPVMSSLAEQLGGIADEDGAPLSALYSVPDAIAYYSDPFNVAYCNENIGGTCAVSPLSQSLSSLFLPNPGFTTCPLTLDCDPAAINFNFNNKNRGDNLVAKTDYTLNNHNILTGRFIYSNTNQTEEDFIVLRPEWLSSAQPTTQVFGLSLASTFGSGWTNEARFSFNRFSEAINPADHNVDPLKYGLNTGVTDPRRFGFPRISPGGEFNSMGGNSSWPLFTTPSATNIISDTATYNHGRHSIRFGGQYRFGNVDYFRAGNGRGRIDFRHLDRFIDGNVRRWRFLYGDPTRELSQKSLGFFVQDDFRVRSNVTLNLGLRYDITYPIKDAHNQLANYVPEVNGQPGGIVQVGQGISSPYPTNYNNLSPRVGVAWDVFGKGKTVVRAGFGMIFEQPSIRTFAFNGGGLNLNPSGIPYAVDYSGNLVQPKGNITSFLQISSDSSLINWSPEGPIFPSGASVNFCDVADNIASQCDVFGVDQHLKTPYVMNWNLNIQQELTKSTLLQIAYVANRGVKLYSVTDINQVNPALDDGSEAFGRPLTTNCPEPVGLGNGGPCFPYIGFLSFLSNHANSSFNSLQITLTKRYSHGLYLLAGYTYAHAIDTATSNLAGVPPNSLNYNSERGNGDYDMRHRFTLSATYDLPSMKSKWQMLEGWQTATVINVQGSLPYTLSDFGDDISGTGEFNDRWNMSGPPKNIHWSAKQSIPYISDFSTDDSGNVTGNQQCIDAAGGPTTDAAQQLLSFGCFVSGNTVITPPVFGAQGNMHRNIFRGPTFTNVDFSLSKIWKLSERVKMQFRGEVFNIFNHSNFDYFTLNTDLSSPFDVGLARFTPDVGNSNPVIGSGGSRHIQLGFKVIW from the coding sequence ATGGCCTTCTCTAAGAATCTGCCCCGGATTATTTTGTTTCTCGCTTTGTCCTCCCTCGTCTTCGCGCAATCTCCGCAAGGACGCATTTCGGGCCGCGTTACCGATGCGACTGGAGCCGTCGTCTCCGGCGCCAAGGTCACCATCCTCAACACTGCAACCGGCATCACCCGCGTCGTCACGACTTCGGCCGGAGACTATTCCGCGCCCAATCTGGACCCCGGCAATTACACCGTCACTGTCGAAGCCACCGGCTTCAAGAAGACGATGAGCGCTCCACTCGTCCTGGAAGTTTCCCGCGACGTCCGCGCGGATCTCCAGCTTCAGCCCGGTGCCGTGACCGAAACCATGACCGTCACAGCTGAAGGCACACTCGCCGATACCACCGACACCACGCTCAATGGCGTCCTGTCCAACAAGGCGATCATCGACTTGCCCGTCCAGGGGCGTGACTTCCAGGCTCTCCTTGAACTCCACCCCGGCGTGCAGAGAACTCCCGGCGGTGGTTTTCATTCCGTAACTTCGAACGGCAATCGCACCGACGACAACAATTACTTCATCGACGGCGCCGACGACAACGATATCTACTACGGGGACACGGTCGTAAACGGCGCTGGCATTGAGGGCACACCCGCCAGTTTCCTGCCGCTCGATTCCATCCTCGAATTCAATACTCAGGAGAGCCCTTCCGCGGACTACGGCGCGAAACCCGGTGTCGTCATGAACATCGGCCTCAAGTCCGGCACCAATGACATCCACGGCAGCGCCTACTATTTTCACCGCAACTCGGCCTTCGACGCCCGCAACTACTTCAATCCCACCGGGCCCATCTCCGCTGTTCTCATGCACCAGTTCGGCGCATCCTTCGGCGGGCCGATCAAGAAGAACAAATGGTTCTATTTCCTCAACTATGAAGGAATTCGCGACCGGATCGGAAATCCCGGAATCGTAGACAGCCCCGTCATGTCTTCTCTGGCCGAGCAACTCGGGGGCATCGCCGATGAAGATGGCGCTCCTCTCTCCGCTCTTTACAGCGTCCCCGACGCGATCGCCTACTACAGCGATCCTTTCAACGTCGCCTACTGCAACGAAAACATCGGCGGCACTTGCGCCGTGAGCCCGCTCAGCCAGTCGTTGTCCTCGCTCTTTTTGCCCAATCCCGGGTTCACGACCTGCCCACTCACCTTGGATTGCGATCCGGCCGCCATCAACTTCAATTTTAATAACAAGAATCGCGGAGACAACCTGGTCGCGAAGACCGACTACACACTGAACAACCACAACATCCTCACCGGCCGCTTTATCTACAGCAATACCAATCAGACGGAAGAAGATTTCATCGTGTTGCGTCCCGAATGGCTTTCCTCGGCGCAACCTACCACCCAGGTGTTTGGCCTGAGCCTGGCCTCCACCTTCGGTTCCGGATGGACCAACGAAGCGCGCTTCAGCTTCAACCGCTTCAGTGAAGCCATCAATCCCGCCGACCACAATGTGGATCCCCTCAAGTACGGACTCAATACCGGCGTCACGGATCCTCGCCGCTTTGGGTTCCCCCGCATCAGCCCCGGCGGCGAATTTAATTCCATGGGCGGTAATTCCAGCTGGCCGCTCTTTACCACGCCCAGCGCGACCAACATCATTTCCGACACCGCCACTTACAACCATGGACGCCACTCCATCCGTTTTGGCGGACAATACCGCTTCGGCAATGTCGACTACTTCCGTGCCGGCAACGGCCGTGGACGAATCGACTTCCGCCACCTCGACCGCTTCATCGACGGCAACGTACGCCGCTGGCGCTTCCTCTACGGCGATCCCACCCGCGAGCTCAGCCAGAAATCGTTAGGCTTCTTTGTACAGGACGACTTCCGCGTCCGCTCCAACGTTACCCTCAACCTCGGACTGCGCTACGACATCACCTATCCCATCAAGGACGCGCACAACCAGCTCGCCAACTATGTTCCTGAAGTGAACGGTCAACCCGGCGGCATCGTCCAGGTCGGCCAGGGCATCAGCTCTCCCTATCCCACCAACTACAACAACTTGTCGCCCCGCGTCGGCGTCGCCTGGGACGTGTTCGGCAAAGGCAAGACCGTGGTTCGCGCCGGATTCGGCATGATCTTCGAACAGCCCTCGATCCGCACTTTCGCCTTCAACGGCGGCGGTCTGAACCTCAATCCGAGCGGCATCCCCTATGCCGTCGACTACAGCGGCAACCTGGTGCAGCCCAAGGGAAACATCACTTCCTTCCTGCAAATATCAAGCGACTCCAGCCTCATTAACTGGTCGCCCGAGGGCCCGATCTTTCCCTCTGGTGCATCCGTCAATTTCTGCGACGTGGCCGACAACATTGCCAGCCAGTGCGATGTGTTTGGCGTAGATCAACATCTGAAAACGCCCTACGTCATGAACTGGAATTTGAACATCCAGCAGGAATTGACCAAGTCGACGCTGCTGCAGATCGCCTACGTCGCCAACCGCGGCGTCAAACTCTACAGCGTAACGGACATCAACCAAGTCAACCCTGCTCTCGACGACGGCTCCGAAGCCTTTGGCCGCCCTCTCACTACCAATTGTCCTGAGCCCGTCGGCCTGGGAAACGGAGGTCCTTGCTTCCCCTACATCGGCTTCCTCAGCTTCCTCAGCAATCACGCCAACTCGAGTTTCAATTCGCTGCAAATCACGCTGACCAAGCGTTACTCGCACGGACTGTACTTGCTCGCCGGATACACCTACGCCCACGCCATCGACACCGCGACTAGTAATTTGGCGGGCGTGCCTCCTAACAGCCTCAACTACAACTCCGAGCGCGGCAATGGCGACTACGATATGCGCCATCGCTTTACGTTGTCCGCTACCTACGATCTGCCTTCGATGAAGTCCAAATGGCAGATGCTGGAGGGCTGGCAGACCGCGACCGTCATCAACGTGCAAGGATCGTTGCCCTACACCCTCAGCGATTTCGGCGACGATATCAGCGGCACCGGGGAATTCAACGATCGCTGGAACATGTCCGGACCGCCGAAAAACATCCACTGGTCAGCAAAACAATCAATCCCTTACATTTCCGACTTCTCGACCGACGACAGCGGGAATGTAACCGGAAATCAGCAGTGTATCGATGCCGCGGGAGGGCCGACCACCGATGCCGCTCAGCAACTACTGAGCTTCGGCTGCTTCGTTTCCGGCAACACCGTGATTACACCACCTGTGTTCGGTGCACAGGGCAACATGCACCGCAACATCTTCCGCGGCCCGACCTTCACCAACGTCGATTTCTCGCTCTCGAAGATATGGAAGCTCAGCGAGCGCGTCAAAATGCAATTCCGCGGCGAAGTATTCAACATCTTCAACCACTCGAACTTCGACTACTTCACGTTAAACACCGATCTCTCCAGCCCCTTCGACGTGGGTTTGGCGAGGTTCACCCCGGATGTGGGCAATTCCAATCCGGTAATCGGCTCCGGCGGCTCAAGGCACATCCAACTCGGCTTCAAGGTCATCTGGTAG
- the lipA gene encoding lipoyl synthase — translation MAASSQLVQIELGPPVRKPKPDWLRAKAPVGDNFHNLKKLARGLGLHTVCESAQCPNIGECWNHKTATFMLLGDICTRRCGFCAVPKGRPEPIDWDEPRRVAEAVVTLGLKHAVITSVNRDDDNVGGAKIFAETIREIRELVPDCRVEVLIPDFQGLEEPLRIVLEAKPNVLNHNTESVPRLYRVVRSGARYQRTLDLLANAKKWDPDMVTKSGVMVGLGETTEELIDVFRDLGARGVDILTVGQYLRPSKDHLPMARFYAPDEFVFLKEQALKFGFKHVESGPMVRSSYHAHEQADVAAR, via the coding sequence ATGGCAGCCTCTTCCCAACTCGTTCAGATCGAACTCGGGCCACCGGTCCGCAAGCCCAAGCCAGACTGGCTGCGCGCGAAAGCGCCGGTCGGGGATAACTTTCACAATTTAAAGAAGCTGGCGCGCGGCCTTGGACTTCACACCGTCTGCGAGTCGGCCCAATGCCCGAACATCGGCGAATGTTGGAATCACAAAACCGCGACTTTCATGTTGCTCGGCGACATCTGCACCCGCCGCTGCGGATTCTGCGCCGTGCCCAAGGGGCGTCCCGAGCCGATCGATTGGGATGAGCCGCGACGGGTCGCGGAAGCCGTGGTCACTCTCGGCCTGAAGCACGCCGTCATCACCAGCGTGAATCGCGATGACGACAATGTTGGCGGCGCGAAAATCTTTGCTGAGACCATCCGCGAGATTCGTGAACTTGTTCCCGACTGCCGCGTCGAAGTCCTGATCCCCGATTTCCAGGGACTCGAAGAGCCGCTCCGTATTGTCCTCGAAGCCAAGCCCAACGTGCTCAACCACAATACCGAGTCCGTCCCTCGCCTCTATCGCGTCGTCCGCTCTGGAGCGCGCTACCAGCGCACTCTCGACCTGCTTGCCAACGCGAAGAAGTGGGATCCCGACATGGTCACCAAGAGCGGCGTCATGGTCGGCCTCGGAGAAACTACCGAAGAATTAATCGACGTCTTCCGTGACCTCGGCGCCCGTGGCGTCGATATTCTTACCGTCGGACAATATCTGCGGCCTTCAAAAGATCATCTTCCCATGGCGCGCTTCTACGCCCCCGACGAATTTGTTTTCCTCAAAGAGCAAGCTCTGAAGTTTGGCTTCAAGCACGTCGAATCCGGACCCATGGTGCGGTCCAGTTATCACGCGCACGAGCAGGCGGATGTCGCTGCCCGCTAG
- a CDS encoding sulfite exporter TauE/SafE family protein has translation MGLQPRCVERMTTILLVLLGLFAGLVGALSGTGGGLILAPMLALYFGLPIHQAIGTSLVAVITTSAASSSVHLQRHTADIRLGMTLELATAFGAAVTAYLVGYINRTALEILFAAFLLYGAFTILRKGGKTEDAQDELVPANGDALFPPYEPKRLPLGMGASLVAGGLSGLLGIGGGPIKVPVMYLFMGVPLIVATATSNLMMGVTAAASAFVYYRRGDILPAVAAPLVVGVFVGSLTGARLSPRIHHKWVARLLVTIMLYLSVHMLVHIVGKFL, from the coding sequence ATGGGGCTTCAGCCCCGGTGCGTGGAGCGCATGACCACCATCCTCCTCGTCCTCCTCGGCCTTTTCGCCGGACTCGTCGGCGCCCTCTCCGGCACCGGCGGCGGACTCATCCTCGCTCCCATGCTCGCTCTTTACTTCGGACTCCCCATCCACCAGGCTATCGGCACCAGCCTGGTCGCGGTCATCACCACCTCGGCTGCCAGCTCTTCAGTTCACTTGCAACGGCACACCGCCGACATCCGCCTTGGCATGACCCTCGAACTCGCTACCGCCTTCGGCGCAGCCGTCACCGCATATCTTGTCGGCTACATCAACCGCACAGCGCTGGAAATTTTGTTCGCCGCATTCCTCTTGTATGGCGCCTTCACTATCCTGCGCAAAGGCGGCAAGACCGAAGATGCGCAGGACGAACTTGTTCCCGCCAATGGCGACGCCTTGTTCCCACCCTATGAGCCAAAACGCCTTCCCCTCGGCATGGGAGCGTCGCTCGTCGCAGGCGGCCTCTCCGGACTCCTCGGCATCGGCGGCGGCCCGATCAAAGTTCCGGTGATGTATCTCTTCATGGGCGTGCCGTTGATCGTCGCGACCGCTACCTCAAATTTGATGATGGGAGTCACCGCCGCCGCGAGCGCCTTCGTCTATTACCGCCGCGGAGACATCCTTCCCGCGGTCGCCGCCCCGCTGGTCGTTGGAGTTTTCGTAGGATCGCTCACGGGAGCGCGCCTCTCGCCGCGCATTCATCACAAGTGGGTCGCGCGCCTTCTTGTCACCATCATGCTTTATCTGTCGGTTCACATGCTCGTGCACATCGTGGGGAAATTCCTGTGA
- a CDS encoding DUF1634 domain-containing protein produces the protein MNERREPGFDRALAYVLSIGAYAGFFVMAAGAVAYILVGGVVAARLELTGVLILLATPVVRVFVAMVLFFRERDSRYGWISAGVLLILLLGSVFGIGER, from the coding sequence GTGAACGAAAGACGCGAACCCGGATTCGATCGCGCGCTGGCCTACGTGCTCAGCATCGGCGCATACGCAGGATTTTTCGTGATGGCCGCTGGAGCAGTCGCGTACATCCTGGTCGGCGGAGTCGTTGCCGCTCGCCTCGAATTGACGGGAGTGCTGATTTTGCTGGCGACACCTGTAGTCCGCGTTTTCGTCGCCATGGTCCTGTTCTTCCGCGAACGAGATTCCCGGTACGGATGGATCTCTGCCGGAGTCCTCCTCATTCTCTTGCTGGGATCCGTCTTCGGAATCGGCGAACGCTAA
- a CDS encoding YafY family transcriptional regulator: MKADRLLSELLMLQAYGQLTGREIAERLEVSERTVHRDMESLSAAKVPVFALRGAQGGWKLDDGWRTQVPGLDEAELRALLMAQPRVIGDRKLAAAAERALGKLMAALPDSLREQAASIRQRLHVDTTAWRGSTESPVMLPIVQDAVARDRKLSMRYKPSGREAAERIVDPLGLVAKGSSWYLVANTPKGLRTFRVSRIQEVRVLEQACERPTGFDLAEYWESSTKQFQEGWRTHMATLRLEPRSAEWIKMWQLAAEIQPNETPDAEGWITLVVRFNHEDEARFVVLGLGANVEVIEPASLRDRVLAEQTAVFERRGKAFLKRVRGES, translated from the coding sequence ATGAAAGCGGACCGGTTGTTGTCCGAACTTCTGATGCTGCAAGCGTACGGCCAGTTGACCGGTCGCGAAATCGCAGAACGGCTCGAAGTGTCGGAACGAACCGTGCATCGAGACATGGAATCGCTGAGTGCGGCCAAAGTTCCGGTGTTCGCATTGCGCGGAGCGCAAGGCGGATGGAAACTTGACGATGGTTGGCGCACGCAGGTTCCAGGACTTGATGAAGCGGAGTTGCGCGCGCTGCTGATGGCGCAACCGCGCGTGATCGGAGACCGCAAGCTCGCGGCCGCTGCAGAGCGTGCGCTCGGAAAACTCATGGCCGCTCTTCCGGACTCGTTGCGGGAACAGGCGGCGTCGATCCGTCAACGCCTGCATGTGGATACGACGGCATGGCGCGGAAGCACGGAGAGTCCTGTGATGTTGCCCATCGTGCAGGACGCAGTGGCGCGGGATCGCAAGCTATCGATGCGGTACAAGCCCAGCGGGAGAGAAGCAGCGGAACGTATCGTCGATCCGCTCGGGCTGGTTGCGAAAGGAAGTTCGTGGTACCTGGTGGCAAATACTCCGAAAGGATTACGGACATTTCGAGTTTCGAGAATTCAGGAGGTACGAGTGCTCGAGCAAGCCTGTGAGCGGCCGACAGGTTTTGATCTGGCAGAGTATTGGGAATCGTCGACCAAGCAATTTCAGGAAGGGTGGCGGACACACATGGCAACGCTGCGACTGGAGCCACGGTCGGCGGAGTGGATCAAGATGTGGCAACTGGCGGCGGAGATACAGCCGAACGAGACTCCCGATGCCGAAGGCTGGATCACGCTGGTTGTGCGATTCAATCATGAAGACGAAGCGCGGTTTGTGGTGCTCGGGTTGGGCGCGAATGTGGAAGTGATCGAGCCAGCGAGTTTACGCGATCGTGTGTTAGCGGAGCAGACGGCGGTGTTCGAACGCAGGGGCAAAGCGTTCCTGAAGCGCGTGCGCGGCGAATCGTAA
- a CDS encoding damage-inducible protein DinB, with the protein MKMTELFLGELDREAAVTRRALERVPEGRYDWKPHPKSMALGNLAQLCASMPSWIPMIVNQDELDIAPADGKKYEQAKLSTRKELVEAHDKNVAAAREALSKTADDHLMKKWKMLVGGRVVDENPRHIVLRDSVFNHLAHHRGQLTVYLRLNDASVPEIYGPSADEGKF; encoded by the coding sequence ATGAAAATGACGGAACTGTTCTTAGGCGAACTCGACCGGGAGGCAGCCGTGACCCGTCGAGCACTCGAACGTGTACCCGAAGGCCGCTACGACTGGAAGCCCCATCCGAAGTCGATGGCTCTGGGAAATCTTGCGCAGCTTTGCGCATCGATGCCGTCGTGGATCCCGATGATCGTGAATCAGGACGAACTCGACATCGCGCCCGCGGATGGCAAGAAATACGAGCAGGCGAAGTTGAGTACCCGCAAGGAACTAGTTGAGGCGCATGACAAGAATGTCGCGGCTGCGCGCGAGGCGCTTTCGAAAACTGCTGACGATCATCTGATGAAGAAATGGAAGATGCTGGTGGGTGGACGGGTGGTCGATGAAAATCCGCGACACATCGTCCTGCGCGACAGTGTGTTCAATCATCTCGCGCATCATCGCGGGCAACTTACTGTCTATCTCCGACTCAACGATGCGTCGGTGCCGGAGATATACGGGCCGTCAGCAGATGAAGGAAAGTTCTAA
- a CDS encoding M13 family metallopeptidase: MNSISRLLVVCLLLVPAVWAQGGAAAPNKAEVRFSADMLDKTIDPCTDFYAYACSKWQAQNPVPADRATWGRFNELQERGEYIVRDILEKAAAKSAGRTPTEQKIGDYYGSCMDESAIEKAGATPLQRDLKDIAALKSKDDLAKQVLQLHREGANVLFSFGSGSDFKNASQIIADLDQGGLGLPDRDYYFKDDTKSADLRKKYVEHVAKMFILLGDAPDKAAAEAKVVMDIETGLAKGALDQTSRRDPQKVYHKISKQELAALSPAFHWDVYFAGVGAPKFDALNVDETDFIKQMQTVIEAHSLDDWKTYMRWHVVHANAAVLSSAFVNENYDYFSKTLQGTKELRPRWKRCVGYANGDLGDAIGEVYVQQTFGAEGKARTLSMVDALEKSLSDDIKSLPWMGEDTKKQALVKLAAITNRIGYTDKWRDYSKLEIKRGDALGNSQRANAHDLQRRLNKIETALDKRDWPYPPMTVNASYNPLENNITFPAGILQPPFYDNKADDAMNFGGIGAVIGHELTHGFDDQGSQFDAAGNLRDWWTADDKKKFEERTNCVKDQYGSFVAVDDQKLNGKLTLGENTADNGGMRIAYMAMLNSFAGKEPPAVDGLTAKQRFFLGWANVWCQNRTEAIARMLVAIDPHSPGKNRVNGTVSNMPEFREAYQCKADAPMVNQNACRVW; the protein is encoded by the coding sequence ATGAATTCAATTTCAAGACTCTTAGTTGTTTGTCTCCTTCTTGTGCCTGCGGTCTGGGCGCAAGGTGGCGCTGCAGCTCCCAACAAGGCTGAAGTCCGTTTCTCGGCCGACATGCTCGATAAGACCATCGATCCCTGCACCGATTTTTATGCCTATGCCTGCAGCAAGTGGCAGGCGCAAAACCCGGTGCCCGCGGATCGCGCCACCTGGGGCCGGTTCAATGAGTTGCAGGAACGCGGCGAGTACATCGTCCGCGACATCCTGGAGAAGGCTGCTGCCAAGTCCGCGGGGCGAACCCCGACCGAACAGAAAATTGGCGACTACTACGGTAGCTGCATGGACGAGAGTGCCATCGAAAAAGCCGGAGCGACGCCGCTCCAGCGTGATCTGAAAGACATCGCCGCGCTGAAATCGAAGGACGACCTCGCGAAGCAGGTCCTGCAATTGCATCGCGAAGGCGCGAATGTGCTGTTCTCCTTCGGTTCCGGTTCCGACTTCAAGAACGCCAGCCAGATCATCGCCGATTTGGATCAGGGCGGACTCGGCCTGCCCGACCGCGACTATTACTTCAAGGATGACACCAAGTCCGCCGACCTCCGCAAGAAGTATGTCGAGCACGTCGCGAAAATGTTCATCCTGCTCGGAGATGCTCCTGACAAAGCTGCGGCAGAGGCCAAGGTTGTGATGGACATCGAAACTGGCCTGGCCAAAGGTGCTCTCGACCAGACCAGCCGCCGCGATCCGCAGAAGGTCTACCACAAGATCAGCAAGCAGGAACTTGCCGCCCTCAGCCCGGCGTTTCACTGGGACGTCTACTTCGCCGGCGTTGGTGCGCCAAAATTCGATGCGCTCAACGTAGACGAAACTGACTTCATCAAACAGATGCAAACCGTCATCGAAGCTCATTCCCTCGACGACTGGAAGACCTACATGCGCTGGCACGTCGTCCACGCCAATGCGGCGGTTCTGTCGAGTGCGTTCGTGAACGAGAATTACGATTACTTCAGCAAGACTCTGCAGGGCACGAAAGAATTGCGCCCGCGCTGGAAACGCTGCGTCGGTTATGCCAATGGCGATCTGGGCGACGCAATCGGCGAAGTCTACGTGCAACAAACTTTCGGAGCCGAAGGCAAAGCGCGCACGCTGTCCATGGTCGACGCCCTCGAGAAATCTCTGTCGGATGACATCAAGTCGCTTCCCTGGATGGGCGAAGACACCAAGAAGCAGGCGCTGGTCAAACTGGCCGCGATCACCAACCGCATCGGCTACACCGACAAGTGGCGCGACTATTCGAAGTTGGAGATCAAGCGGGGCGACGCGCTGGGCAATTCACAACGCGCCAACGCGCATGACCTGCAACGCCGCCTCAACAAGATCGAGACTGCCCTCGACAAGCGGGATTGGCCGTATCCGCCGATGACCGTGAACGCCAGTTACAATCCGCTCGAGAACAACATCACGTTCCCGGCCGGAATCTTGCAACCGCCGTTCTATGACAACAAAGCCGACGACGCCATGAACTTTGGCGGCATTGGCGCAGTGATTGGTCATGAACTCACGCACGGCTTCGACGATCAGGGCAGCCAGTTCGATGCCGCCGGAAACCTGCGCGACTGGTGGACCGCCGACGACAAGAAGAAATTCGAAGAGCGGACCAATTGCGTGAAAGATCAATACGGCAGCTTCGTGGCCGTGGACGATCAGAAGTTGAACGGCAAGCTGACGCTTGGCGAGAACACCGCCGACAACGGCGGCATGCGCATCGCCTACATGGCGATGCTGAACTCGTTCGCCGGCAAGGAGCCGCCCGCAGTGGATGGCCTCACTGCGAAGCAGCGCTTCTTCCTCGGATGGGCCAACGTCTGGTGCCAGAACCGGACAGAAGCCATCGCGCGCATGCTGGTGGCAATTGATCCGCACTCACCCGGTAAGAATCGCGTGAACGGTACAGTATCGAACATGCCCGAATTCCGCGAAGCGTATCAGTGCAAAGCCGATGCGCCGATGGTGAATCAGAACGCCTGCCGAGTCTGGTAG
- a CDS encoding MCE family protein, producing MPSQKQLKWSQLRVGLTVLFAVIILSVLIFLMSGTGGVFTQKISLTSYFDNSGGLRVGAPVRLEGVDIGNVQSIRLVPGHALAPVEVVMKVNTKYAFNLHKDSVTSLATAGVLGETYIDISSNTAKGPQAVDGDTLATRDHPDIQDVVRASQSTLQNMDALLKRLDRIVAFVESGQGSIGKLIYDPGLYDRLNQTVGEFKGLMTDIQSGKGSIGPLLTSDEAYKKAIAAIDKVNLLVDELQQGKGTAGKLLKDEELYNNANKTIANVKQLTDDINAGKGALGKFAHDKEFADKLQLTMNNLAELSDRLQKGEGSVGMLFKDPALYNNSNQMLVETRELVKAIRENPKKYLTFHVKVF from the coding sequence GTGCCTAGCCAAAAACAGCTCAAGTGGTCGCAACTCCGGGTAGGACTCACCGTCCTGTTCGCCGTCATTATCCTCAGCGTGCTCATTTTTCTCATGAGCGGCACGGGCGGAGTGTTCACCCAAAAGATCTCCCTTACTTCTTATTTCGACAACTCAGGCGGACTGCGCGTTGGCGCGCCCGTGCGTCTGGAAGGCGTCGACATCGGCAATGTGCAGAGCATCCGGCTGGTGCCCGGCCACGCCCTGGCACCCGTGGAAGTGGTGATGAAGGTCAACACCAAGTATGCGTTCAACCTGCACAAAGATTCCGTAACCTCGCTGGCCACCGCCGGAGTGTTGGGCGAGACCTACATCGATATCAGCAGCAACACTGCCAAGGGGCCGCAGGCCGTCGACGGCGACACTCTCGCTACCCGCGATCACCCGGATATTCAGGACGTCGTTCGCGCCAGCCAGAGCACGTTGCAGAACATGGACGCGCTCCTCAAACGCCTGGACAGAATCGTGGCCTTTGTTGAGAGCGGGCAGGGATCCATCGGTAAACTGATTTATGATCCAGGACTTTACGACCGCTTGAACCAGACGGTGGGCGAGTTCAAAGGATTGATGACCGATATCCAGAGCGGGAAAGGATCCATTGGTCCGCTGCTGACGAGCGATGAAGCGTACAAGAAAGCCATCGCCGCCATCGACAAGGTGAATCTGCTCGTCGATGAACTGCAGCAAGGCAAGGGCACAGCCGGCAAACTGCTGAAAGACGAAGAACTTTACAACAACGCGAACAAGACCATCGCCAACGTCAAGCAGCTGACCGACGACATCAACGCCGGCAAGGGCGCCTTGGGCAAATTCGCTCATGACAAGGAATTCGCCGACAAGCTGCAGCTCACCATGAACAATCTTGCTGAACTCTCCGATCGCCTGCAGAAGGGCGAAGGGTCGGTAGGAATGTTGTTCAAGGATCCAGCCCTGTATAACAACAGCAATCAGATGCTGGTGGAAACACGGGAACTGGTAAAAGCAATTCGCGAGAATCCGAAGAAGTACCTGACGTTCCACGTCAAGGTGTTCTGA
- the acpS gene encoding holo-ACP synthase has protein sequence MIVGTGVDIAEVDRIRESIERFGDRFLHRIFTEGEIAYCERKNVTRYESYAARFAAKEAGMKALGTGWNHGVRWRDVEVVRPRGQRPTIQFHGQAAMFAEKLGTHNIALSITHTSEQALAHVILES, from the coding sequence ATGATTGTCGGTACCGGCGTAGACATCGCAGAAGTAGACCGCATTCGAGAATCCATCGAGCGCTTTGGAGACCGGTTTCTCCACCGCATCTTCACCGAGGGCGAGATCGCTTACTGCGAGCGCAAGAACGTCACCCGCTACGAAAGCTATGCTGCCCGCTTCGCCGCAAAAGAAGCCGGCATGAAAGCGCTGGGCACGGGATGGAATCATGGCGTCCGCTGGCGCGATGTTGAAGTCGTGCGGCCGCGCGGACAAAGGCCGACCATTCAGTTTCACGGTCAGGCCGCAATGTTTGCGGAGAAACTCGGGACGCACAACATTGCACTCTCGATTACACATACTTCCGAACAGGCACTGGCGCACGTGATTCTCGAGAGCTGA